The genomic window CCAGCCTTGAATCACCAACATCAAGGCCGCTTTCTGAAATTCAGTCAGCACCGCTTTGGCTAAATCGCCGCCTAAGCACCAAACCTCAAACTTTTCTAAGCCCTCAGCCGTTTGGCGGTCATGCAAATCGACCAATGAATAAATATCAATATTCGTCCAGAGTGCCCCAGCCTTGGCTTGCTCCAAAAGATGCCCACCATGAAACACAATTAAATCGCGGAAACCCTCGCCCCCAGCCACGCAAAATACTGCATCAAGCGCCGCCAATTGCTCAGGATGGCGTTTGGCAAAATGTTCAAGCGCCACTTCGATGCTGCGCAGGTAGGCGGGCAAAACATACGGCTTGCTAGCTTGGGCATATTCAACAATCCGATGAGCCAAATTTGCCAACAACACCTCGCGCAAACTGCCCAACGCCGCCATAATTGCTGGCAATTGAGCCGCATCAAACGACGATTCAACTCCAATTGCGTTGATGCCTGGATAGATTGTCGCCAGATGTTCGCCATATTTTTTGGCATACACCGCATGCATACCATGGCGTGGGCAGCCACCGCGTTCGACTCCAGGCCCACGAAAATGCGCTCGGATCGGCGCAAACAGACTATAACTCGCTTGCAATTGTTCAGCAATTTGCAGATCGTTCATCGCAGCAGCCCCCTTTTGAGCATTCACACACTAGCCATACTATAGAGCATAATCGCCCCAAACCTAGCAGAATTTTCAGGTTTCTCAGGCCAACTTCAGCCGCAAACTATGGTTTTTGGCCCACCACAGCGCTATACTCACCATAGCTATTTGATGTTGGAGGGATATATGTTGCGTCGAATAACCCTAAGTTTTTGCTTATTAATTGTCAGTTTGAGTTTCGTGCCCCAACGCCCAAGTTATGCTGCGTTTACTGATGGGTTTGCCGATACAGCCTTTCGCCAACGCTGGCAGCGTGCCGATCAAGCAGTGGCCGATGGTCAAACCAGTCGTTCGTGGGTTTGGGGTCAAAACATCGGCCCACGAATAATCGAGCGCTATCAGCAATCGCCCCAAGCTAGCCGCCTTGTGCAATATTTTGATAAGGCTCGCATGGAAATTAGCCAGCCTGATGCAGATCGTAACAGTGAGTGGTTTGCAACCAATGGTTTGTTGGTCGTTGAGCTGATCAGCGGCCAAATACAAACAGGCGATCAGCAATTTGAGGCTCGTTCAGCGGCCAACGTGCCAATTGCTGGCGATCCTGATAGCCCAAGCCCAACCTACGCCAGCCTTGCCCCTATCGCGACCACCAACGGCGATCATCGCAGCGAAAACCGCCAAGGCCAACGGATTAGCAGTCTGCTCGCGGCAAACGGCCAGATCAGCGATCAGCCAGATTTGGCAACTGCCAACACCACCATCGTGCAGTATGAAAGCGTCACGGGCCATAACGTGCCCAAAGTATTTTTCGATTTTCAGCAATCGTTGAGCAATGTAACCAATGTGCTAGGGACGTTTGGCTACCCAATCACCGAAGCCTACTGGATCGATACAACGATTAACGGCCAAGCCCAACGAGTGCTATTTCAAGCTTTTGAACGCCGTGTGCTGACCTACAATCCCAATAACTCGGCGAATTGGCAAGTTGAAATGGGCAACGTGGGCAGTCATTACTATCGCTGGCGCTATGCCAAGCCAATGTATTATTTTCAGGATAGCAGCATTGCGGCTAAAGTTTCTGAGGCTGGCACGTTGGCCATCAATACCGAAGGCTATCAGCCAGCGCTGGTCGATAGCCTACCCAGCGACCCAATTTACCCCTACAAACGAATTGATCGCAGCAAAATTACGGGTTATCAACCCAAAAATTATCGTTTGCTCAAGCTTGAAAATCGTTATGTCATGCTAACGATCTTGCCTGAACTGGGCGGTCGGGTTTATCAACTGACCAACAAAGCCACAGGCCAAAACCTGCTCTATCAAAATCCGGTGATTAAAGCTAGCCATTTGGGGCAGCGCGGTTGGTGGCTGGCCGCAGGTGGTATCGAATGGGCCGCGCCCACCGAGGAGCATGGCTACCTCGAATCCGAGCCATGGGATTATCGGTTGGAGCAAACCAACGATGCCGCACGGGTGATCGTTTCAACAACTGAGCGCCATACTGGCATTCAAATTGAAATCACAATTGAGCTAACTAACGATAGCCAAATTGTGAATATGCGCGGCAATTATCGCAACCCAACCGCTAGCCCACAGCCATTTCAATTTTGGATGAATGCGATGATTGCGCCTGGTGGAATCAACCAGCTGCAACGTAGCTTACATTTTGTCGTGCCAACCCAGCAGATGATTGTGCATGCAACCCAAGACGCGGCGCTGCCAGCACCACAACAAACAATCAGCTGGCCCAATTTTAATCAGCGGGATCTTAGTCGTTATGCCACCTGGAACGGCTATATCGGCCTCTTTGCCGCCGACAACCTGAGCGGCAAATGGGCTGGCGTGTATGATCCAGCGCTCAACCAAGGCTTGATGTTGGTTGATCTTGATCCAAATTTGCCTGGGATTAAAACCTTTGCCTTTGGCGACCAATTTGATCGCAGCCTTTACACGACCGATGGCAGCGATTATGCCGAACTATGGCATGGCGCACAAGCCACATTTTGGGATTACCCAAGCCTAGCCGCAGGCCAAAGTCGTTCGTTCGAGGCGCATTGGCTGCCCTTGCACGATTTGGGCGATTTGAGTGCGGGCAATCGTTATGGCGCAGTTGGCTTGCAAATCAGCAGCAACGGCACTGTGAGCGTGGCAATTCAGCCAAGCCAAGCCTTCGTTGCAACGCCAATTCGCATTAGCAAGGCAGGCCAAACGATCTGGCAAGGCACGCTTGATCTCAAGCCACAACAGCCACTGCGGATTGAATTAACCCAAAATATTGCTCGTGGCGAGCTGCTTGCAATCGAATGGGCAGGCCAAACTCAGCAAATCGTTGTTCCTTAGCAAAAATCTGTTTTTAGCAACCACGAAGTTTATTTTTTGATCCACGAAGGACACGAAGGATACGAAGGTTAAGTTCTTAGCCACGAATTGCACGAATAAGCTATTCATCCTTCATCCCTCATCCTTCATAATTCCCTTTGCGCCGCTGCGTTGAAACCTAGCCCTTGACCTGCGAAAAATCCGCAAGCTGGGGCTAGGCCAAAGATTTTGACAAACCAGCGCCGCTTCCGTATACTAGCGCTCAAATAAAATCTATTTAATCCGACTAAATTGATTTTATTCTACATAATCAAACAAACGTCGAGCATATATGGAAGGATCGAGCAGCATGAGTGCAGCACAACTGCCCAAGGTCAGCGGCGAAGCCCTAAATCTCACCAAATCGATGGAATTGTTAGCCCAAGCCGAAGCGATTGTTCCAGGGACAACCCAATCGTTGATGAAACGGCCTGAGCAATTCGCCTATGGTTCGTTTCCAGTTTTTATTGATCATGGTGATGGCGCGTTGGTAACCGATGTTGATGGCAATCAATATATCGATTTTATTTGTGGCTTGGGCGCAACCACCTTGGGTCACAACCATCCAGCAGTGGTCGAGGCAATTCGCAACAATTTGGATAAAGGGCTGATTCATTCGCTGCCCACTGAAGTTGAGCTACGGGCAACTCAAGCGTTGATCGATATTATTCCGAATGCTGAAATGGCTCGCTTCTTTAAAACTGGGGCTGATGCCACTTCTGCCGCCGTGCGTTTGGCTCGCCACCTTACCAAGCGCGAACGGATTATCACGGTTGGCTACAATGGCTGGCACGACCATTTTATGTATTACACTCCTGGTGTGCCCGCCGTGCTCAGCCAATACACCGAACAAGTATCATTGATGGCTCCCCACGAAAAGCCCAACTTGATCGCTGCCATCAACAAGCATGGCGATCAATTGGCCGCCGTGTTGCTTTCAATGCCCTACAAACACTGCTTGGATGCTGAGTATTTGAACGAAGTTAAGGCTGCTTGTCATGCAGTTGGCGCATTATTTGTGCTCGATGAAGTAGTAACGGGCTTCCGCTTAGCACTTGGTGGAGCGCAAGAATTCTATGGCGTTGATGCAGATTTCGTCTGTCTCTCGAAGGGCATCGCTGCAGGCATGCCACTTTCCGCGATTGCTGGCCCCAAAAAGTATCTCGAACGCTTATCCGATTTGCAAGTTTCAACCACCTTTGGCGGCGAAATGCTCTCGCTGGAAGTTTGCTACGAAGTGATCAACGTCTATCGTGACACTAACTATTTTGAGCATGTGGCTAAGCTTGGCCAACGTTTGCGCGAAGGTGTGAATGCCAAAGCCGAGGCGCTTGGAGTGGCCTTGCGCGTTTGTGGCTATGATGCAATTCCCTTCTTTGCCTTTGCGCCCGATATGCCAACCCATGCCCGTTTGATGGAAGCCTTGTTGGGCACATTGGCCAAACGTGGAGTCATTTTGCGCCGCGATGTCAACTTCTTGACCAGCGCCCATACGATTGAGCAAATTGATTTCACGATCGAGGCTGTCGCCCAAGGTTTACAAGAATTGCTTGATCGCGGCATTATCGAATCGACCAATGGCAAAGAACAAGCTGCTGGCTAATTTGATTGATCCACGAAGAACACGAAGGGCACGAAATTAAAGATTAGAGTTAATTAAGAACAATTCGCAATCTAAATATTCGAGGTGCAGGGAAAATAGTCCTTGCACCTCTGCTTTATACCTGTACTAAATCCCCATGCCACCAGTTACTTCGAGAATTTCGCCGTTCACATAATTGGCCAAGCTTGAAGCTAAAAAGACCATCGGCCCAGCCGCTTCTTCCGGCGTACCAGCTCGCCCCATCGGGTGAAACATGGTAATTCCCGCCATGAGATTTTCGGGCACGCCAAGTTTAATCGCCTGATCGCCGCGTTGAATCGTCTCGCCCTGCTCTTTGGCAGCTGTCAAGCGAGTTTCAATAAAGCCATAGCAAACCGCATTCGTTTGGACATTAAAACGGCCCCATTCCTTGGCAAGGGTTTTGGTGAGGCCAATCACACCTGATTTGGCCGCCGAATAATTGACCTGCCCAGCGTTGCCATATACGCCCGAAACTGAAGAAACATTGATAATTTTGCGGGCTTTGGCCGCGCCATGAGCCTTAATTTCAGCTTTAGCGGTATCGCGCAAATAGGGAGCCGCAGCCCGAATCAGCCGAAAGGGAGCCGATAAATGCACATCGAGCATGGCTTGCCATTGGGCATCATCCATGGTGTGCAACACGCCATCCCACGTATAGCCAGCATTGTTGACCAATACATCGAAGCCGCCGAAGTGCTCTAAGGTGGCGGCAATTGCTTGCGGCGCAAATTCAGCACTGGTCACATCGCCAGCAAACGCCAAAGCTTGGCCGCCAGCAGCTTTTAATTCAGCCGCCAATTGCTCAACGGGCGCAGCATCCAAATCGCACAAGACCACCCGTGCCCCGTGTTGGCTAAACAATCGCGCTGCCGCTGCTCCAATCCCACGTCCAGCTCCCGTAATTAACGCCACTTTCTCGGCCAATAACGCCATTGTCTACCTCCAAAAACAGCTAGTATACGACGATCATACTAAACCTTAGGCCAAAATGCCATTGCACAATTGCTAATGATTGTTTTAGGCCTTACTTCCATTGTTTAACTTGATCATCGTTGGTACGTTTGCCACTGGATCGTTTGGCAGCTGATTGGTCGAAAGCTTCTTGAATCGCTTGGACGGTTCGGGCATGGCTAGTGCGAATACGTTGGCTGGTCTGGTGGTTATCGCCAAAAACTTTTTGACTAATGGTCAATGCCTGGGCATGCAACTCTAGCGATTCGCGGTATTGGCCGCTCCGCTCTAGCGTCACCGCCAAATTTGCCATAGCAGTGATCGTATCGGCATGCTCTGGGCCAAACACCAATTCGCGAATCGTCAGCGCTCGTTCATACAAGGCCTGCGCGTCAGCATAGCGTTTTTGTTCGAGCAACAATCCCGCCAGATCGTTCAGGCTGGAAGCAACGTCGGGATGTTCTGGCCCCAAGGCAGTTTCGCGAATTGCCAACGCCTGTTGATAGAATGGCAGGGCTTGCGAATATTTGCCTTGGCGTTCCAACAAGCGGGCCAAACTGTTCAAACTTGCCGCTGTATCGGGATGCTCTGGCCCTAAGGTTTTTTTCCAGACCTTCAGCGCTCGTTCCTGTAACGCCTGCGATTCGGCATAGCGTCCTTCGCGCTCCAAAGCTACCGCCAGATTGTTGATACTAATCGCGGTATCGGGATGCTCTGGGCCTAAGGCTGCTTCCCATACTGCCAATGATCGTTCAAGCATCGCCAGAGCCTCAGCATTCTGCCCTTGTCGCCCTAAAGCCGATGCTAAATTGTTCATACATCGCGCGGTATCAGGATGCTCTGGGCCTAAAGCAACATTCCAAATCGCTAAAACCTGCTCATACAAGGCCTGCGCCTCGGCATAGCGCATTTGCTCCAAACGAATACCCGCCAAATTATTCATCATGCGGGCAGTATTTTGATGCTCTAGACCCAAAACTTTTTGCATAATTGCCAAGCCCCGTTCATACCAGCGCTCAGCCTCACCATAAACGCCACGCAGATGCTCCCAATAGCCAAGACTATTGCACAACCGTGCGACCCGTTCATCCTCACGCGCCAGCGCTTGCACGGTCACATGACGCAAATGTGGCTCAAGTGGCAGCATGTGCTTTGGCACGCGCGTAGCACTAATTCGCACCGCATGCTCGTTAATTCGAGATTCGACCAGCTCGCGGATTTGCGCTGAGCCGCGATGAACC from Chloroflexota bacterium includes these protein-coding regions:
- a CDS encoding SDR family oxidoreductase is translated as MALLAEKVALITGAGRGIGAAAARLFSQHGARVVLCDLDAAPVEQLAAELKAAGGQALAFAGDVTSAEFAPQAIAATLEHFGGFDVLVNNAGYTWDGVLHTMDDAQWQAMLDVHLSAPFRLIRAAAPYLRDTAKAEIKAHGAAKARKIINVSSVSGVYGNAGQVNYSAAKSGVIGLTKTLAKEWGRFNVQTNAVCYGFIETRLTAAKEQGETIQRGDQAIKLGVPENLMAGITMFHPMGRAGTPEEAAGPMVFLASSLANYVNGEILEVTGGMGI
- a CDS encoding DUF5107 domain-containing protein, whose product is MLRRITLSFCLLIVSLSFVPQRPSYAAFTDGFADTAFRQRWQRADQAVADGQTSRSWVWGQNIGPRIIERYQQSPQASRLVQYFDKARMEISQPDADRNSEWFATNGLLVVELISGQIQTGDQQFEARSAANVPIAGDPDSPSPTYASLAPIATTNGDHRSENRQGQRISSLLAANGQISDQPDLATANTTIVQYESVTGHNVPKVFFDFQQSLSNVTNVLGTFGYPITEAYWIDTTINGQAQRVLFQAFERRVLTYNPNNSANWQVEMGNVGSHYYRWRYAKPMYYFQDSSIAAKVSEAGTLAINTEGYQPALVDSLPSDPIYPYKRIDRSKITGYQPKNYRLLKLENRYVMLTILPELGGRVYQLTNKATGQNLLYQNPVIKASHLGQRGWWLAAGGIEWAAPTEEHGYLESEPWDYRLEQTNDAARVIVSTTERHTGIQIEITIELTNDSQIVNMRGNYRNPTASPQPFQFWMNAMIAPGGINQLQRSLHFVVPTQQMIVHATQDAALPAPQQTISWPNFNQRDLSRYATWNGYIGLFAADNLSGKWAGVYDPALNQGLMLVDLDPNLPGIKTFAFGDQFDRSLYTTDGSDYAELWHGAQATFWDYPSLAAGQSRSFEAHWLPLHDLGDLSAGNRYGAVGLQISSNGTVSVAIQPSQAFVATPIRISKAGQTIWQGTLDLKPQQPLRIELTQNIARGELLAIEWAGQTQQIVVP
- a CDS encoding aminotransferase class III-fold pyridoxal phosphate-dependent enzyme, which produces MELLAQAEAIVPGTTQSLMKRPEQFAYGSFPVFIDHGDGALVTDVDGNQYIDFICGLGATTLGHNHPAVVEAIRNNLDKGLIHSLPTEVELRATQALIDIIPNAEMARFFKTGADATSAAVRLARHLTKRERIITVGYNGWHDHFMYYTPGVPAVLSQYTEQVSLMAPHEKPNLIAAINKHGDQLAAVLLSMPYKHCLDAEYLNEVKAACHAVGALFVLDEVVTGFRLALGGAQEFYGVDADFVCLSKGIAAGMPLSAIAGPKKYLERLSDLQVSTTFGGEMLSLEVCYEVINVYRDTNYFEHVAKLGQRLREGVNAKAEALGVALRVCGYDAIPFFAFAPDMPTHARLMEALLGTLAKRGVILRRDVNFLTSAHTIEQIDFTIEAVAQGLQELLDRGIIESTNGKEQAAG